The proteins below are encoded in one region of Amycolatopsis magusensis:
- the atpD gene encoding F0F1 ATP synthase subunit beta, whose protein sequence is MTTTESAAAKGRIVSVTGPVVDVEFPRGAVPDQFNALTVEIEFEQLRKTVTLEVASHLGDNLVRTISLQPQDGLVRGAEVTDTGGPISVPVGDKVKGHVYNALGECLDEPGYGADLERWGIHRKPPAFDQLEGKTEMLETGLKVVDLLTPYVQGGKIGLFGGAGVGKTVLIKEMITRVARNFGGTSVFAGVGERTREGNDLFLEMSEDGVINDTALVFGQMDEPPGTRMRVALSALTMAEYFRDVQNQDVLLFIDNIFRFTQAGSEVSTLLGRMPSAVGYQPTLADEMGELQERITSTRGRSITSMQAIYVPADDYTDPAPATTFAHLDATTELSRSVFQKGIFPAVDPLASTSTILDPAIVGEEHYRVASEVIAILQKYKELQDIIAILGMDELSEEDKLTVNRARRIERFLSQNMLVAEQFTGQPGSTVPLAETIEAFDKIAKGDFDTYPEQAFLGIGGLEDLEKKYREITKK, encoded by the coding sequence ATGACTACGACTGAATCCGCAGCCGCCAAGGGCAGGATCGTCTCGGTGACCGGTCCGGTCGTCGACGTCGAGTTCCCCCGCGGCGCCGTCCCCGACCAGTTCAACGCGCTGACCGTCGAGATCGAGTTCGAGCAGCTGCGCAAGACGGTGACCCTCGAGGTGGCCAGCCACCTCGGTGACAACCTCGTCCGCACCATTTCGCTCCAGCCGCAGGACGGCCTGGTGCGGGGTGCCGAGGTGACCGACACCGGCGGCCCGATCAGCGTGCCGGTGGGCGACAAGGTCAAGGGCCACGTCTACAACGCGCTCGGCGAGTGCCTCGACGAGCCGGGCTACGGCGCCGACCTGGAGCGGTGGGGCATCCACCGCAAGCCGCCGGCGTTCGACCAGCTCGAGGGCAAGACCGAGATGCTGGAGACCGGCCTCAAGGTCGTCGACCTGCTCACCCCGTACGTGCAGGGTGGCAAGATCGGCCTCTTCGGTGGTGCCGGCGTGGGCAAGACGGTGCTGATCAAGGAGATGATCACCCGTGTCGCCCGGAACTTCGGTGGCACCTCGGTGTTCGCCGGGGTCGGCGAGCGCACCCGTGAGGGCAACGACCTGTTCCTGGAGATGAGCGAGGACGGCGTCATCAACGACACCGCCCTCGTGTTCGGCCAGATGGACGAGCCGCCGGGCACCCGTATGCGGGTCGCCCTGTCCGCGCTGACCATGGCGGAGTACTTCCGCGATGTGCAGAACCAGGACGTGCTGCTGTTCATCGACAACATCTTCCGGTTCACCCAGGCCGGCTCCGAGGTCTCCACCCTGCTGGGCCGGATGCCGTCGGCCGTGGGTTACCAGCCGACGCTGGCCGACGAGATGGGTGAGCTGCAGGAGCGGATCACCTCGACCCGTGGTCGCTCGATCACCTCGATGCAGGCGATCTACGTGCCGGCGGACGACTACACCGACCCGGCCCCGGCGACCACCTTCGCCCACCTGGACGCCACCACCGAGCTTTCGCGGTCGGTGTTCCAGAAGGGCATCTTCCCGGCGGTGGACCCGCTGGCGTCGACCTCGACGATCCTCGACCCGGCGATCGTCGGCGAGGAGCACTACCGGGTGGCCTCCGAGGTCATCGCGATCCTGCAGAAGTACAAGGAACTGCAGGACATCATCGCGATCCTCGGTATGGACGAGCTGTCCGAGGAGGACAAGCTCACGGTGAACCGGGCGCGCCGCATCGAGCGCTTCCTGTCGCAGAACATGCTCGTCGCCGAGCAGTTCACCGGGCAGCCGGGCTCCACCGTGCCGCTGGCCGAGACCATCGAGGCCTTCGACAAGATCGCCAAGGGTGACTTCGACACCTACCCGGAGCAGGCGTTCCTGGGCATCGGCGGGCTCGAGGACCTCGAGAAGAAGTACCGCGAGATCACCAAGAAGTAG
- a CDS encoding DUF2550 domain-containing protein, with translation MDVSLMVLWLLLAVPLVAIWYAMRWVRMRRGGGVSVALRWRPDDSRESWHLGIGRYEGEEFVWYRVWSLRLKPDRVYRRENLEIADRRDPEGYESYAVPAGSKVLRCESGGEHPIEIAMGPGALTGFLSWLESAPPGRRVHWG, from the coding sequence ATGGACGTCAGTTTGATGGTCTTGTGGCTCCTGCTGGCCGTGCCGCTGGTCGCGATCTGGTACGCGATGCGGTGGGTCCGGATGCGGCGCGGGGGTGGCGTGAGCGTCGCCCTGCGCTGGCGGCCCGATGACAGCCGGGAGAGCTGGCACCTGGGGATCGGCCGGTACGAGGGCGAGGAGTTCGTCTGGTACCGGGTGTGGAGCCTGCGGTTGAAGCCGGACCGGGTGTACCGGCGGGAGAACCTGGAGATCGCCGACCGGCGGGACCCGGAGGGCTACGAGTCGTACGCCGTCCCGGCCGGCTCGAAGGTGCTCCGCTGCGAATCCGGCGGCGAGCACCCGATCGAAATCGCCATGGGCCCAGGCGCCCTCACCGGCTTCCTCTCCTGGCTGGAATCCGCCCCCCCAGGCCGCCGAGTCCACTGGGGCTAA
- a CDS encoding ATP F0F1 synthase subunit C: protein MSNMVLAQAAEAAVDINPGLAAIGYGLGAIGPGIGVGLIFSAVINGTARQPEAQGKLLGLAWTTFAIVEVLALIGIVMFFLAS, encoded by the coding sequence GTGAGCAACATGGTTCTCGCTCAGGCCGCCGAAGCCGCCGTCGACATCAACCCGGGCCTCGCGGCCATCGGTTACGGCCTGGGCGCCATCGGCCCCGGTATCGGTGTGGGTCTGATCTTCTCCGCCGTCATCAACGGCACCGCCCGTCAGCCGGAGGCCCAGGGCAAGCTGCTCGGCCTCGCGTGGACCACCTTCGCCATCGTCGAGGTCCTCGCGCTGATCGGTATCGTCATGTTCTTCCTGGCGTCCTGA
- the atpA gene encoding F0F1 ATP synthase subunit alpha yields MAELTISSGEIAHAIENYVSSYAPDVSREEVGVVVDAGDGIAHVEGLPSTMANELLEFPGGVLGVALNLDARSIGVAILGDSETVEEGQQVKRTGQVLSVPVGEGYLGRVVDPLGKPIDGLGDIETTERRPLEVKAASVVERQPVKEPLQTGITAIDAMTPIGRGQRQLIIGDRKTGKTAVCVDTIINQKANWETGDPKQQVRCIYVAVGQKGSTIASVKKSLEEAGAMEYTTIVAAPASDSAGFKWIAPYTGSAIGQHWMYEGKHVLIVFDDLSKQADAYRALSLLLRRPPGREAFPGDVFYLHSRLLERCAKLSDELGAGSLTGLPIIETKANDVSAYIPTNVISITDGQCFFQSDLFNAGQRPAVDVTISVSRVGGSAQIKAMRSVSGSLRIDLSQYQELKAFAAFASDLDAASKAQLDRGEKLYELLKQPQYSPIPAEEQVAIVHLGTKGHYDSVPTEDVRRFNNEFIDSLRRKGEVLARIRETKKFEDEDAKALAEAVDEFKKGFVTSEGTSLVGGEADAMDADKVGQETVKVNKPAPKK; encoded by the coding sequence ATGGCGGAGCTGACGATCTCCTCGGGTGAGATCGCCCACGCGATCGAGAACTACGTCTCGAGTTACGCCCCGGACGTAAGCCGGGAAGAGGTCGGCGTCGTCGTAGACGCTGGTGACGGTATCGCCCACGTCGAGGGCCTGCCCTCGACCATGGCGAACGAGCTGCTCGAGTTCCCCGGCGGGGTGCTCGGCGTGGCGCTGAACCTGGACGCGCGGTCGATCGGTGTCGCCATCCTGGGTGACTCGGAGACGGTCGAAGAGGGCCAGCAGGTCAAGCGGACCGGCCAGGTGCTGTCGGTCCCGGTGGGCGAGGGCTACCTCGGCCGCGTGGTCGACCCGCTGGGCAAGCCGATCGACGGCCTCGGCGACATCGAGACCACCGAGCGCCGCCCGCTGGAGGTCAAGGCCGCTTCGGTGGTCGAGCGCCAGCCGGTGAAGGAGCCGCTGCAGACCGGTATCACCGCGATCGACGCGATGACCCCGATCGGCCGCGGTCAGCGCCAGCTGATCATCGGTGACCGCAAGACCGGCAAGACCGCGGTCTGCGTGGACACGATCATCAACCAGAAGGCCAACTGGGAGACCGGCGACCCGAAGCAGCAGGTGCGCTGCATCTACGTCGCGGTCGGCCAGAAGGGCTCCACCATCGCCTCGGTGAAGAAGTCCCTCGAAGAGGCGGGCGCGATGGAGTACACCACCATCGTCGCCGCCCCGGCTTCGGACTCCGCCGGCTTCAAGTGGATCGCGCCGTACACCGGTTCCGCGATCGGCCAGCACTGGATGTACGAGGGCAAGCACGTCCTCATCGTCTTCGACGACCTGTCGAAGCAGGCGGACGCCTACCGCGCCCTGTCGCTGCTGCTGCGCCGCCCGCCGGGCCGCGAAGCCTTCCCCGGCGACGTCTTCTACTTGCACTCGCGGCTGCTCGAGCGGTGCGCGAAGCTCTCCGACGAGCTGGGCGCGGGCTCGCTGACCGGGCTGCCGATCATCGAGACCAAGGCCAACGACGTGTCGGCCTACATCCCGACGAACGTCATCTCGATCACCGACGGCCAGTGCTTCTTCCAGTCGGACCTGTTCAACGCGGGTCAGCGGCCGGCGGTCGACGTGACCATCTCGGTGTCCCGGGTCGGTGGTTCGGCGCAGATCAAGGCGATGCGGTCGGTCTCCGGTTCGCTGCGCATCGACCTCTCGCAGTACCAGGAGCTCAAGGCGTTCGCCGCCTTCGCCTCCGACCTCGACGCGGCCTCGAAGGCGCAGCTGGACCGCGGTGAGAAGCTGTACGAGCTGCTCAAGCAGCCGCAGTACTCGCCGATCCCGGCCGAGGAGCAGGTGGCGATCGTGCACCTGGGTACCAAGGGCCACTACGACTCGGTGCCCACCGAGGACGTGCGCCGGTTCAACAACGAGTTCATCGACTCGCTGCGCCGCAAGGGCGAGGTGCTCGCCCGGATCCGCGAGACCAAGAAGTTCGAGGACGAGGACGCCAAGGCGCTCGCCGAAGCGGTCGACGAGTTCAAGAAGGGCTTCGTCACCTCCGAGGGCACCAGCCTGGTGGGCGGCGAGGCGGACGCGATGGACGCCGACAAGGTCGGGCAGGAGACCGTGAAGGTCAACAAGCCCGCCCCGAAGAAGTAG
- a CDS encoding F0F1 ATP synthase subunit gamma, producing MAAQLRELRSRIRATKSIGKITKAMELIATSRITKAQARVAASRPYAEEITNVLSALAGGAANLDHPMLVERENPRRAAVLIVTSDKGLCGGYNANVLRAAEELLSLLRSEGKTPQVYVIGAKGLNYFRFRDREVVDSWTGFSQQPAFENAKPAAETLVEAFLAGADDEGDRPGEDGVLGVDEIHVVYTEFHSMLTQKPVAKRVAPLEVEYTEEGQEAANGLQPSYEFEPSADRLLAALLPKYINTRIYAALLESAASELAAKRTAMKSASDNANDLVNSLTREANQARQAQITQEISEIVGGADALAGVGSDD from the coding sequence ATGGCCGCACAGCTACGCGAACTGCGGTCGCGCATCCGCGCGACCAAGTCGATCGGGAAGATCACCAAGGCGATGGAGCTCATCGCCACCTCGCGCATCACCAAGGCGCAGGCCAGGGTGGCCGCTTCCCGTCCGTACGCGGAGGAGATCACGAACGTGCTCTCCGCGCTGGCGGGCGGGGCGGCCAACCTCGACCATCCGATGCTGGTCGAGCGGGAGAACCCGCGGCGGGCGGCCGTGCTGATCGTGACCAGTGACAAGGGCCTCTGCGGTGGGTACAACGCCAACGTGCTGCGTGCCGCCGAGGAGCTGCTGTCGCTGCTGCGCTCGGAGGGCAAGACCCCGCAGGTCTACGTGATCGGTGCCAAGGGGCTGAACTACTTCCGCTTCCGCGACCGCGAGGTCGTCGACAGCTGGACCGGGTTCTCCCAGCAGCCCGCCTTCGAGAACGCCAAGCCGGCCGCGGAAACGCTGGTCGAGGCGTTCCTGGCCGGGGCGGACGACGAAGGCGACCGCCCGGGTGAGGACGGGGTGCTCGGCGTGGACGAGATCCACGTGGTCTACACCGAGTTCCACTCGATGCTGACCCAGAAGCCGGTCGCCAAGCGGGTCGCCCCGCTCGAGGTCGAGTACACCGAGGAAGGGCAGGAGGCCGCCAACGGCCTGCAGCCCTCCTACGAGTTCGAGCCCAGCGCGGACCGCCTGCTCGCCGCCCTGCTGCCGAAGTACATCAACACGCGGATCTACGCGGCGTTGCTGGAATCGGCGGCCTCGGAGCTGGCCGCGAAGCGGACCGCGATGAAGTCGGCCTCGGACAACGCGAACGATCTGGTCAACTCGCTCACCCGGGAAGCGAACCAGGCGCGCCAGGCGCAGATCACCCAGGAGATCAGCGAAATCGTCGGGGGCGCTGACGCGCTCGCCGGAGTGGGAAGTGATGATTGA
- a CDS encoding F0F1 ATP synthase subunit B, with product MLNTQMVLAAEGPNPIIPHPSEIILGLIAFLILLFLLRKYAVPRFEKLYEERTAKIEGGIEKAEKAQAEAEEALAQYKAQLAEARSEAAKIRDDARLEAEQIKAELRAEAEAEQRRIVQQGEAQLQAQRAQIVAELRSELGRNAVELASRIVGESLEEEARRRGTVDRFLAELDANGVAGARK from the coding sequence GTGCTGAACACCCAGATGGTGCTGGCGGCGGAGGGTCCCAACCCGATCATCCCGCACCCGTCGGAGATCATCCTCGGCCTGATCGCCTTCCTGATCCTGCTGTTCCTGCTCCGCAAGTACGCGGTGCCCCGCTTCGAGAAGCTCTACGAAGAGCGGACAGCGAAGATCGAGGGCGGGATCGAGAAGGCGGAAAAGGCCCAGGCCGAAGCCGAAGAGGCGCTCGCGCAGTACAAGGCGCAGCTGGCCGAAGCCCGGTCCGAGGCCGCGAAGATCCGCGACGACGCCCGGCTCGAAGCCGAGCAGATCAAGGCGGAGCTGCGGGCCGAGGCGGAAGCCGAGCAGCGCCGGATCGTGCAGCAGGGCGAAGCCCAGCTGCAGGCGCAGCGGGCGCAGATCGTCGCCGAACTGCGCTCGGAACTCGGCCGCAACGCGGTCGAGCTGGCCAGCCGGATCGTCGGTGAATCGCTCGAAGAAGAAGCGCGCCGCCGCGGGACGGTCGACAGGTTCCTCGCCGAACTCGATGCCAACGGTGTGGCCGGAGCCAGGAAGTAG
- a CDS encoding F0F1 ATP synthase subunit epsilon, with translation MSVELVAVERRLWSGEATFVVAQTTEGEIGIMPGHEPVLGQLVEGGVVKVNTTDGETFVAAVHGGFLSVTAEAVIILAESAELADEIDVAEARNALQQADDEAERARAAARLRAAGQTA, from the coding sequence ATGTCCGTTGAGCTTGTCGCGGTCGAGCGTCGCCTCTGGTCGGGCGAGGCCACCTTCGTGGTCGCCCAGACCACCGAGGGTGAGATCGGCATCATGCCGGGCCACGAGCCGGTGCTGGGCCAGCTGGTCGAGGGTGGCGTGGTCAAGGTGAACACCACCGACGGCGAGACCTTCGTCGCCGCGGTCCACGGCGGTTTCCTGTCCGTGACCGCGGAGGCGGTGATCATCCTCGCCGAGTCCGCCGAGCTGGCCGACGAGATCGACGTGGCCGAAGCCAGGAACGCGCTCCAGCAGGCCGATGACGAGGCCGAGCGGGCGAGGGCCGCGGCGAGGCTGCGGGCGGCCGGGCAGACGGCCTGA
- the atpB gene encoding F0F1 ATP synthase subunit A gives MGALVLAEGGEFVAPGAKDFDLGPIFGEGTFLTKPMLLVILSVIIIAAFFIVSSRKLKIVPGKGQFIAESVYDFGRNNIAREQIGSKDFKPFVPMILAIFTFILVNNIFGIIPVVQFPTMAHFGFPLAISVLIVYPVYNYVGIKRHGFAGYMKNQLIPPGAPGFVLPLLIPIEFFSKFILQPATLALRVFAAMFSGHLLLLVFTLGGEYLLLEAGGGIFPVFSVFGFGMAIAMTFLEALIQVLQAYIFALLSANYIGAALSADH, from the coding sequence TTGGGCGCGCTGGTACTAGCCGAGGGTGGCGAGTTCGTCGCCCCGGGTGCGAAGGACTTCGACCTCGGCCCGATCTTCGGCGAGGGCACTTTTCTCACCAAGCCGATGCTGCTGGTCATCCTTTCGGTGATCATCATCGCGGCGTTCTTCATCGTCTCGTCGCGGAAGCTGAAGATCGTTCCCGGCAAGGGGCAGTTCATCGCCGAGTCGGTCTACGACTTCGGGCGGAACAACATCGCCCGCGAGCAGATCGGCTCGAAGGACTTCAAGCCGTTCGTGCCGATGATCCTGGCCATCTTCACCTTCATCCTGGTGAACAACATCTTCGGGATCATCCCCGTCGTGCAGTTCCCGACGATGGCGCACTTCGGGTTCCCGCTGGCGATCTCGGTCCTCATCGTCTACCCGGTCTACAACTACGTGGGCATCAAGCGCCACGGGTTCGCCGGGTACATGAAGAACCAGCTGATCCCGCCCGGGGCCCCCGGTTTCGTGCTGCCGCTGCTGATCCCGATCGAGTTCTTCTCCAAATTCATCCTGCAGCCGGCCACGCTCGCGCTCCGTGTTTTCGCGGCCATGTTCTCGGGCCACCTGCTGCTCCTGGTCTTCACTCTCGGTGGCGAGTACCTGCTGCTCGAAGCGGGCGGCGGGATCTTCCCGGTGTTCTCGGTGTTCGGGTTCGGCATGGCCATCGCCATGACCTTCCTCGAAGCCCTGATCCAGGTCCTGCAGGCGTACATCTTCGCCCTGCTGTCGGCCAACTACATCGGCGCGGCTCTGTCCGCCGACCACTGA
- a CDS encoding F0F1 ATP synthase subunit delta, translating to MTLHAASREALGLAETRLGEVLGEAGTDPSAVGEELLAVVALLDRELGLRRAVADGSAAPEARQGLLRRLLESKVSAPTLSVLDEVAGNRWSSPRELTDGLESLGRSALLTSAEKAGNLDSVEDQLFRIARIVAGQPELERALAEQTAPAEAKRTLVRSLFADKVDPVVQLLAEQVVLRNRGRSVSAGLDELVALAAQRRERSVAYVTSASELTEAQQTQLAEKLQRIYSRPIALHVEVDASLIGGLKVKVGDEVIDGTAAGRLDALRRQLA from the coding sequence ATGACGCTGCACGCTGCGAGCCGGGAGGCTCTTGGCCTCGCCGAGACCCGTCTCGGCGAGGTCCTCGGTGAGGCGGGCACCGACCCGTCAGCTGTCGGCGAGGAACTGCTCGCCGTGGTGGCACTGCTCGACCGCGAGCTCGGCCTGCGCCGGGCGGTCGCGGATGGTTCCGCCGCGCCCGAGGCGCGCCAGGGACTCCTCCGCCGCCTGCTGGAGAGCAAGGTCAGCGCGCCGACCCTGTCGGTGCTCGACGAGGTGGCAGGCAACCGCTGGTCCAGCCCGCGGGAGCTGACCGACGGGCTCGAGTCGCTCGGCCGGTCCGCCCTGCTGACCAGTGCGGAGAAGGCCGGGAACCTCGACTCGGTCGAGGACCAGCTGTTCCGGATCGCGCGCATCGTGGCCGGGCAGCCGGAGCTCGAACGGGCGCTGGCCGAGCAGACCGCGCCCGCCGAGGCCAAGCGGACCCTGGTCCGCTCGCTGTTCGCGGACAAGGTGGACCCGGTGGTCCAGCTGCTGGCCGAGCAGGTCGTGCTGCGCAACCGGGGCCGGAGCGTGAGCGCCGGCCTGGACGAGCTGGTGGCACTGGCGGCCCAGCGGCGGGAACGCTCGGTGGCCTACGTGACCAGCGCGAGCGAGCTGACCGAGGCGCAGCAGACCCAGCTGGCCGAAAAGCTGCAGCGGATCTACTCCCGGCCGATCGCCTTGCACGTCGAGGTGGACGCGTCCCTGATCGGCGGCCTGAAGGTCAAGGTCGGCGACGAGGTCATCGACGGCACGGCCGCGGGCAGGCTGGACGCACTGCGGCGCCAGCTGGCCTAG